The proteins below come from a single Rhodohalobacter sp. SW132 genomic window:
- a CDS encoding CHRD domain-containing protein, with product MSANPEPVYAQRTTEITLGGYNHRPMVRTPAIGFMKVTVEGDSLFVEGEFEELRGVYWSGYIHHGEVGKTGHRLLRLQPTLDENRNSGVFKREENAFLLTDAVRDALRRGRLYINIASNRFQHGEIRGQIPAM from the coding sequence CCGGTTTATGCTCAGAGAACGACAGAAATTACGCTTGGTGGATATAATCACCGGCCCATGGTTAGAACACCGGCCATCGGGTTCATGAAAGTGACAGTAGAGGGAGATTCTCTTTTTGTTGAGGGCGAGTTCGAAGAGCTGCGCGGCGTGTATTGGTCAGGCTACATTCATCATGGCGAAGTTGGTAAAACGGGACACCGCCTGCTCCGGCTGCAGCCCACTCTTGACGAAAACCGAAATTCAGGAGTTTTTAAACGTGAGGAGAATGCATTTTTGCTTACTGATGCCGTTCGTGATGCCCTTCGCCGGGGACGGCTCTATATAAATATCGCGTCAAACCGTTTTCAGCACGGGGAGATCCGGGGACAAATTCCCGCGATGTAG
- a CDS encoding DUF3267 domain-containing protein translates to MTMNEYQPGKKPTPEELQNLERFTKVEDLDHNEMVPFILENLKARNPVTAVFKHGTMILIAVVLFTWIGRWDTSAFFIGLGAGILFTFTIGVLIHELLHLLVYKILGAKKTRLKLLLDQGAVAAVADHFVVSEKEFYWLAFTPFVVLTAAGLAALFTTYGWIFYGVSTFLVMHATACLGDFSLAGFMYEHRNESIYTFDDVENDKSFFYKMNSTGEEGDG, encoded by the coding sequence ATGACTATGAATGAATATCAGCCCGGGAAGAAACCGACACCGGAAGAGCTTCAGAATCTTGAAAGATTTACAAAAGTTGAAGATCTCGATCATAATGAGATGGTCCCTTTTATCCTGGAAAACCTAAAAGCCCGAAACCCGGTTACGGCTGTTTTTAAACACGGCACGATGATTCTGATTGCCGTTGTACTGTTCACGTGGATTGGCCGGTGGGATACATCAGCTTTTTTCATTGGGCTTGGAGCCGGAATTCTGTTTACGTTTACAATAGGTGTTTTAATTCATGAACTTTTGCATCTGCTGGTCTACAAAATTCTCGGCGCAAAAAAAACGAGGTTGAAACTGCTGCTCGACCAGGGTGCTGTAGCAGCCGTTGCCGACCATTTTGTGGTGTCAGAAAAGGAATTTTACTGGCTTGCATTCACTCCTTTTGTGGTACTCACTGCGGCCGGCCTGGCAGCGTTATTCACCACTTACGGATGGATCTTCTATGGAGTTTCAACATTTTTGGTGATGCACGCAACAGCCTGCCTCGGGGATTTTTCCCTCGCCGGATTTATGTACGAACACCGTAACGAATCAATCTACACTTTTGATGATGTGGAAAATGATAAGAGTTTTTTTTATAAGATGAATTCCACCGGTGAAGAGGGTGACGGTTGA